The following are from one region of the Euleptes europaea isolate rEulEur1 chromosome 11, rEulEur1.hap1, whole genome shotgun sequence genome:
- the TMEM196 gene encoding transmembrane protein 196 isoform X1 — MCTSGHIIGSLLVLSVLEIGLGVSSVAVGAVSFSLALAEQPPQLGDSSPVWSGVCFLLCGACGILCAKKKTGLVMILFSACCICGLIGGILNFQFLRALTKKSSVLYSLHLTSMSLACIGIGGCTLSSWLTCRLASYEQRRMFSEREHSLHHSHEMAEKRLRGIEITDLPSCPVVPPTPELLPSRQVSSSPNPPFNRHYLAPFLEILAETKEMTDNMSNGGPHLIYNGRAY; from the exons ATGTGCACCAGCGGCCACATCATCGGCAGCCTCCTGGTGCTCTCCGTGCTGGAGATAGGGCTGGGGGTCTCCAGCGTGGCCGTGGGGGCGGTCAGCTTCAGCCTGGCCCTGGCCGAGCAGCCGCCGCAGCTGGGAGACTCTTCTCCGGTATGGAGCGGGGTGTGT TTTCTGCTTTGTGGAGCATGTGGAATTctgtgtgccaaaaaaaaaacaggacttGTC ATGATCCTTTTTTCAGCCTGCTGCATCTGTGGACTCATTGGAGGAATACTAAACTTCCAGTTCCTTCGCGCACTGACAAAGAAATCCTCGGTTCTCTATTCGTTGCATCTTACATCCATGTCCCTGGCATGCATCGGGATTGGGGGCTGCACCCTTTCGTCATGGCTCACTTGCCGGCTTGCCAGCTATGAGCAAAGGCGAATGTTTTCGGAACGAGAGCACTCACTGCATCATTCCCATGAAATGGCCGAGAAA AGATTGAGGGGGATTGAAATAACCGACCTGCCCAGCTGCCCGGTGGTTCCCCCGACACCAGAGTTGCTTCCCAG CAGACAGGTGTCTTCTTCACCAAACCCTCCCTTCAACCGGCATTATCTGGCACCTTTCCTGGAAATCCTAGCAGAGACCAAG GAAATGACAGACAACATGAGCAATGGAGGACCACATTTAATTTATAATGGAAGAGCATACTGA
- the TMEM196 gene encoding transmembrane protein 196 isoform X2, with the protein MCTSGHIIGSLLVLSVLEIGLGVSSVAVGAVSFSLALAEQPPQLGDSSPVWSGVCFLLCGACGILCAKKKTGLVMILFSACCICGLIGGILNFQFLRALTKKSSVLYSLHLTSMSLACIGIGGCTLSSWLTCRLASYEQRRMFSEREHSLHHSHEMAEKRLRGIEITDLPSCPVVPPTPELLPRQVSSSPNPPFNRHYLAPFLEILAETKEMTDNMSNGGPHLIYNGRAY; encoded by the exons ATGTGCACCAGCGGCCACATCATCGGCAGCCTCCTGGTGCTCTCCGTGCTGGAGATAGGGCTGGGGGTCTCCAGCGTGGCCGTGGGGGCGGTCAGCTTCAGCCTGGCCCTGGCCGAGCAGCCGCCGCAGCTGGGAGACTCTTCTCCGGTATGGAGCGGGGTGTGT TTTCTGCTTTGTGGAGCATGTGGAATTctgtgtgccaaaaaaaaaacaggacttGTC ATGATCCTTTTTTCAGCCTGCTGCATCTGTGGACTCATTGGAGGAATACTAAACTTCCAGTTCCTTCGCGCACTGACAAAGAAATCCTCGGTTCTCTATTCGTTGCATCTTACATCCATGTCCCTGGCATGCATCGGGATTGGGGGCTGCACCCTTTCGTCATGGCTCACTTGCCGGCTTGCCAGCTATGAGCAAAGGCGAATGTTTTCGGAACGAGAGCACTCACTGCATCATTCCCATGAAATGGCCGAGAAA AGATTGAGGGGGATTGAAATAACCGACCTGCCCAGCTGCCCGGTGGTTCCCCCGACACCAGAGTTGCTTCCCAG ACAGGTGTCTTCTTCACCAAACCCTCCCTTCAACCGGCATTATCTGGCACCTTTCCTGGAAATCCTAGCAGAGACCAAG GAAATGACAGACAACATGAGCAATGGAGGACCACATTTAATTTATAATGGAAGAGCATACTGA
- the TMEM196 gene encoding transmembrane protein 196 isoform X6, translating into MCTSGHIIGSLLVLSVLEIGLGVSSVAVGAVSFSLALAEQPPQLGDSSPVWSGVCFLLCGACGILCAKKKTGLVMILFSACCICGLIGGILNFQFLRALTKKSSVLYSLHLTSMSLACIGIGGCTLSSWLTCRLASYEQRRMFSEREHSLHHSHEMAEKTGVFFTKPSLQPALSGTFPGNPSRDQGNDRQHEQWRTTFNL; encoded by the exons ATGTGCACCAGCGGCCACATCATCGGCAGCCTCCTGGTGCTCTCCGTGCTGGAGATAGGGCTGGGGGTCTCCAGCGTGGCCGTGGGGGCGGTCAGCTTCAGCCTGGCCCTGGCCGAGCAGCCGCCGCAGCTGGGAGACTCTTCTCCGGTATGGAGCGGGGTGTGT TTTCTGCTTTGTGGAGCATGTGGAATTctgtgtgccaaaaaaaaaacaggacttGTC ATGATCCTTTTTTCAGCCTGCTGCATCTGTGGACTCATTGGAGGAATACTAAACTTCCAGTTCCTTCGCGCACTGACAAAGAAATCCTCGGTTCTCTATTCGTTGCATCTTACATCCATGTCCCTGGCATGCATCGGGATTGGGGGCTGCACCCTTTCGTCATGGCTCACTTGCCGGCTTGCCAGCTATGAGCAAAGGCGAATGTTTTCGGAACGAGAGCACTCACTGCATCATTCCCATGAAATGGCCGAGAAA ACAGGTGTCTTCTTCACCAAACCCTCCCTTCAACCGGCATTATCTGGCACCTTTCCTGGAAATCCTAGCAGAGACCAAG GAAATGACAGACAACATGAGCAATGGAGGACCACATTTAATTTATAA
- the TMEM196 gene encoding transmembrane protein 196 isoform X5 translates to MCTSGHIIGSLLVLSVLEIGLGVSSVAVGAVSFSLALAEQPPQLGDSSPVWSGVCFLLCGACGILCAKKKTGLVMILFSACCICGLIGGILNFQFLRALTKKSSVLYSLHLTSMSLACIGIGGCTLSSWLTCRLASYEQRRMFSEREHSLHHSHEMAEKQTGVFFTKPSLQPALSGTFPGNPSRDQGNDRQHEQWRTTFNL, encoded by the exons ATGTGCACCAGCGGCCACATCATCGGCAGCCTCCTGGTGCTCTCCGTGCTGGAGATAGGGCTGGGGGTCTCCAGCGTGGCCGTGGGGGCGGTCAGCTTCAGCCTGGCCCTGGCCGAGCAGCCGCCGCAGCTGGGAGACTCTTCTCCGGTATGGAGCGGGGTGTGT TTTCTGCTTTGTGGAGCATGTGGAATTctgtgtgccaaaaaaaaaacaggacttGTC ATGATCCTTTTTTCAGCCTGCTGCATCTGTGGACTCATTGGAGGAATACTAAACTTCCAGTTCCTTCGCGCACTGACAAAGAAATCCTCGGTTCTCTATTCGTTGCATCTTACATCCATGTCCCTGGCATGCATCGGGATTGGGGGCTGCACCCTTTCGTCATGGCTCACTTGCCGGCTTGCCAGCTATGAGCAAAGGCGAATGTTTTCGGAACGAGAGCACTCACTGCATCATTCCCATGAAATGGCCGAGAAA CAGACAGGTGTCTTCTTCACCAAACCCTCCCTTCAACCGGCATTATCTGGCACCTTTCCTGGAAATCCTAGCAGAGACCAAG GAAATGACAGACAACATGAGCAATGGAGGACCACATTTAATTTATAA
- the TMEM196 gene encoding transmembrane protein 196 isoform X3 translates to MCTSGHIIGSLLVLSVLEIGLGVSSVAVGAVSFSLALAEQPPQLGDSSPVWSGFLLCGACGILCAKKKTGLVMILFSACCICGLIGGILNFQFLRALTKKSSVLYSLHLTSMSLACIGIGGCTLSSWLTCRLASYEQRRMFSEREHSLHHSHEMAEKRLRGIEITDLPSCPVVPPTPELLPSRQVSSSPNPPFNRHYLAPFLEILAETKEMTDNMSNGGPHLIYNGRAY, encoded by the exons ATGTGCACCAGCGGCCACATCATCGGCAGCCTCCTGGTGCTCTCCGTGCTGGAGATAGGGCTGGGGGTCTCCAGCGTGGCCGTGGGGGCGGTCAGCTTCAGCCTGGCCCTGGCCGAGCAGCCGCCGCAGCTGGGAGACTCTTCTCCGGTATGGAGCGGG TTTCTGCTTTGTGGAGCATGTGGAATTctgtgtgccaaaaaaaaaacaggacttGTC ATGATCCTTTTTTCAGCCTGCTGCATCTGTGGACTCATTGGAGGAATACTAAACTTCCAGTTCCTTCGCGCACTGACAAAGAAATCCTCGGTTCTCTATTCGTTGCATCTTACATCCATGTCCCTGGCATGCATCGGGATTGGGGGCTGCACCCTTTCGTCATGGCTCACTTGCCGGCTTGCCAGCTATGAGCAAAGGCGAATGTTTTCGGAACGAGAGCACTCACTGCATCATTCCCATGAAATGGCCGAGAAA AGATTGAGGGGGATTGAAATAACCGACCTGCCCAGCTGCCCGGTGGTTCCCCCGACACCAGAGTTGCTTCCCAG CAGACAGGTGTCTTCTTCACCAAACCCTCCCTTCAACCGGCATTATCTGGCACCTTTCCTGGAAATCCTAGCAGAGACCAAG GAAATGACAGACAACATGAGCAATGGAGGACCACATTTAATTTATAATGGAAGAGCATACTGA
- the TMEM196 gene encoding transmembrane protein 196 isoform X4, translating to MCTSGHIIGSLLVLSVLEIGLGVSSVAVGAVSFSLALAEQPPQLGDSSPFLLCGACGILCAKKKTGLVMILFSACCICGLIGGILNFQFLRALTKKSSVLYSLHLTSMSLACIGIGGCTLSSWLTCRLASYEQRRMFSEREHSLHHSHEMAEKRLRGIEITDLPSCPVVPPTPELLPSRQVSSSPNPPFNRHYLAPFLEILAETKEMTDNMSNGGPHLIYNGRAY from the exons ATGTGCACCAGCGGCCACATCATCGGCAGCCTCCTGGTGCTCTCCGTGCTGGAGATAGGGCTGGGGGTCTCCAGCGTGGCCGTGGGGGCGGTCAGCTTCAGCCTGGCCCTGGCCGAGCAGCCGCCGCAGCTGGGAGACTCTTCTCCG TTTCTGCTTTGTGGAGCATGTGGAATTctgtgtgccaaaaaaaaaacaggacttGTC ATGATCCTTTTTTCAGCCTGCTGCATCTGTGGACTCATTGGAGGAATACTAAACTTCCAGTTCCTTCGCGCACTGACAAAGAAATCCTCGGTTCTCTATTCGTTGCATCTTACATCCATGTCCCTGGCATGCATCGGGATTGGGGGCTGCACCCTTTCGTCATGGCTCACTTGCCGGCTTGCCAGCTATGAGCAAAGGCGAATGTTTTCGGAACGAGAGCACTCACTGCATCATTCCCATGAAATGGCCGAGAAA AGATTGAGGGGGATTGAAATAACCGACCTGCCCAGCTGCCCGGTGGTTCCCCCGACACCAGAGTTGCTTCCCAG CAGACAGGTGTCTTCTTCACCAAACCCTCCCTTCAACCGGCATTATCTGGCACCTTTCCTGGAAATCCTAGCAGAGACCAAG GAAATGACAGACAACATGAGCAATGGAGGACCACATTTAATTTATAATGGAAGAGCATACTGA